The DNA window ATACCGAAGCGATGATTGACGCTGCCGAGAAGCTCTACGGCGACTATCGCTGGGGCCGCTATGATATGATCGTGCTGCCGCCAGCCTTCCCCTATGGCGGGATGGAAAACCCGGTCATGACTTTCCTGACCCCTACCTTCATCGCGGGTGACCGCAGCCTGACGGGCTTGGTAGCGCATGAACTGGCGCATAGCTGGTCGGGCAATCTGGTCACTAACGCCAATTGGACCGACAGTTGGCTGAATGAAGGCGTAACCTCCTATTTCGAAAACCGGATTGTAGAGGAGATTTATGGCAAGAAGCGCGCCGATCAGGAAGCCGCCCTCAGCTTTGCCGCGATTGAAGATACGCTGGCAGAGGTGGGCACAGATGATCCCGGCACCGCCTTGCATCAACCGGTCAATGTCGATTCTATCGGAAGCGCGATTGTGTATGACAAAGGCGCATTCTTCCTGCGAACGGTGGAGAGCATTGTGGGCCGCGACCGGTTCGACGCATGGTTGCAGCAATGGTTCGACAATCACGCATTCCAGCCTGCAACCTCGGCGATGATCCTTGCCGATATGGAAGAGAATCTGGTCAAGGACGAGGCTGAGGCAGAGCAGCTGCAATTGCGCGAGTGGATTTACGGCACCGGCCTTCCGGATAATGTCGCGCGGCCCGATCCGGCAGCCTTTGCCGAAGTGGATGCAGCGGCAAGAGCCTTCAGCGATAAGCGCAAGCTCGATACGGAAGCATGGGACAAATGGACCTCCGCCGAGCGCCAGCGTTTCCTCGCAAAAATCCCGCGCAAATTGAACGAAGCCGAACTTGCCGGATTGGACGAAGGGCTGAAACTGTCAGCCTCGACCAACAATGAGGAACTATTCCTTTGGCTAGAGCTGGCGCTGCAGAACAAGTACGAAGCTGCTGTGCCCACGACCGAGCAATTCCTTGCCAGGGTCGGACGCCGCAAATTTGTCGCGCCCTTGTTCGAGGCATTGATGGATCAGGGCGCATGGGGCCAGCCGATTGCGAAGCGGATTTATGCCAAGACCCGGGCCAGCTATCATTCGGTTACGCAAGGCACAGTGGATGGGTTGGTGAAGGGCTAGAAATATCTCGCCGAGCGCCGCAATCAAAAGTTGCAAATGGTTCGGGAAATCTTGTTGTCGCCTTCGCTCGTTGTCAGAAAAACGCCGTGGTCATCTGTCCAGCCAATGGCCTCACCCTGTTTTTCGGACAAGATCGCCAAGTCGCAGACTGCGGCAGGTTCAAGTGGTGCACCATTTGGCAAATTCACCGTGATGTCGAAAAGATAGACTTCGCGATAGGTCCGTACAGCCAACATCCGCCCGTCGCTTGCCAAGGAAGCATCGGTCACCCACCGGCCGATTGACCGGTTTGGAGTGATCGCAAATTCAAAGTCACGCAGCGCGGTGGCAATCGTGCCAGATGATGTTACCGGATCAAAACTATAGAGCGCGATGCCGTTTGAGCGGCCCTTGGTTATCAAATTGATCCGGCCATCCGTGGTAATATAAAATGCCTCGACATCATGCGAATTGTCTTCATATTTGAACCGGAGCGTCTGGATCAGACTTAACGATAGATCGCCATTAACGGCGCTTTCTGCTGTGACTTGCGGTTCGGCAATTTTGTAGATCGCCGAATATTCGTGCTTCTCAGCATTGTCACCAGTTTCGCCAATATAC is part of the Pontixanthobacter gangjinensis genome and encodes:
- a CDS encoding M1 family metallopeptidase, with the translated sequence MRFSRGFAAAFSLLLVSACNMSGDAGGDAPKVAPILTTEDAKDDQSFAQPELARVTHVDLELDLDFDKQTVSGSAMLDIIAEKGVDIVVLDDDGLKIETITDADGKPLDFTVGEVVEGKGAPLSITMGDAREITITYSASDAAALQWLSPEQTAGGKHPYLLSQGQATLNRTWIPTQDSPGIRQTWAARITAPDELTVVMSGLSEDEPETLDDGRRAFTFEMDKPVAPYLIAIAAGDIVFKELGPRSGVWSEPSMIDAAAAELTDTEAMIDAAEKLYGDYRWGRYDMIVLPPAFPYGGMENPVMTFLTPTFIAGDRSLTGLVAHELAHSWSGNLVTNANWTDSWLNEGVTSYFENRIVEEIYGKKRADQEAALSFAAIEDTLAEVGTDDPGTALHQPVNVDSIGSAIVYDKGAFFLRTVESIVGRDRFDAWLQQWFDNHAFQPATSAMILADMEENLVKDEAEAEQLQLREWIYGTGLPDNVARPDPAAFAEVDAAARAFSDKRKLDTEAWDKWTSAERQRFLAKIPRKLNEAELAGLDEGLKLSASTNNEELFLWLELALQNKYEAAVPTTEQFLARVGRRKFVAPLFEALMDQGAWGQPIAKRIYAKTRASYHSVTQGTVDGLVKG